CAGTCAGCTGGGTCATTTTGGACAAGTAATAGCATGTAAATGTGTTATATCCTTTTATACTCTCTATTCATCTTTGCCTAAAATATCTTTTCTCAATAACTTTAGTTGATCTGCATGCATATTGCTTGATTATGGAAAAAGCTGTAATACCAAAATATACCATATATTGTTGCTCCACTTATCTCTAACTGAAACATGTATAGGAGGTGTATGTTACTTCTATACGTTCTACATGTACCTTACTAGATTCTGTAATTGCAATTGCTACTTAATAGTTTATCTCTACTGTTTTATATGGGATCATCTCATCATATCTTTGTTTGTGCATATGGCACTATGCTTCTTTTTCCCTGTTTTAATATCTCGTGgactcatttctttttcttttatcaatttttttCTACAGAAAATTGAAGTTAGAGCGTAAGCATTGCATGGAAGAACTTCGTTGCAACATTGTAGTGATGAAGGGTTCTAAACCGAAAGTTCTCAGACTAAATCTAGGATGTCCAGAGGAACTCCAAACTCCTTTCTTTTCTGCCAATTCCTCTCCTGTTAAGGATAGTAGAGAAATACAGGATGAAAGAATGAAGCATTCTACTCCAGTGACCAGTCCTGAGGATCAAAGAACATCCTATATTAGAACTCCATTACTGAATTCATTGACTGATCCAGACACATTCCTTCTATATGAGCGGAATCCCCTGTATGAAGGGTTCAGTAAAGAAACATTTTCACCGGTCCACAAGCGAAATGGATATGATCATCCGGTAAACGAGCTGCACTCTTTTGGGGAAAGGATAATAACTCTCTCAACAGTTCCTAAATCTCAAAATCATACTCATAAAACAATCCTTTGGATTCAGCAAAACCATATTATTGCTGACAACAATTCAGCTGTAGAAAACTGCAAAATTATCTCACGTTCTGTCACTTCTGGAAATAAACATGAGAATTCTATTGAATACAACCAAAACCCAAATACCCAAGGAAGCAAGTTGAATCGAGATACTGACAGGGACTATCTTAACTCCAGCATCAGAGAAGCAGTCTCTTTAGGTCGAACTTCCTCGATACCTCCTCCTCTATGTTCATTCTGTCAATGTATAGCACCATCTTTTGGAAAGCCTCCAAAACAATTTCGCTATGAAGAGCTAGAGGAAGCAACAAATGGATTCTCAGACACAAATTTTCTAGCAGAAGGCGGGTTTGGTCTGGTTCATAAAGGGGTTTTAAGGGATGGAGTGGTTGTTGCTGTAAAACAGCTAAAGTTTATTGGATCTCAAGCAGACGCCGATTTTCATAGAGAAGTTCGAGTTTTGAGCTGTGCCCAGCACAGGAATGTTGTGCTGCTGGTTGGTTACTGCATTCAGGGAAATAGGAGACTATTAGTATATGAGTTTATTTGCAACAAGTCGTTGGACTTTCATTTGCATGGTATTTTCTGTTCAATTTTTCTCTTTAAAGTTCGTCTACTATTCAACGTATGGTGCTGCTTTATGTGGAATTCAATCAGTGCTGGACTTGAAACACCTTGATGTTCAAATAAATTTTGCAGGAACGAAGGAAACAGCTCTAGATTGGAGCTCACGCCTTAAGATAGCTATTGGGACAGCAAGAGGCTTACGTTACCTTCATGAAGATTGCAGAGTGGGATGTATAGTTCACAGAGATCTCAGACCAAAAAACATTCTCTTAACTCATGATTTTGAACCTTTGGTAAGTTTTACTGGTGGTTCTGGTGAAGCATGTTTATCTTTCCAGCTTTTGAGTGTCAAGTACAGCAGATGTTTTTACATCAGATGAACCAAATCCATACACTTGCCATTTGGATGAGAAAAGCTATTATATTTGAGAGATCTTAAGATATCTATAATTGCATGTGATTATGGACAAACACACTTATCCTTTTGTAGAAGCAATGAACAAAACCTAATCAGATGGTTTGTTTATTTAAGGTTGCTGATTTTGGGCTTGCACGATTGTACAATGAGTGGGATGTTTCTGAAGATGAACATCTAATTAGAACTTCAAGGTAATTTTCTGTTTTCTGTATGTCTATGTTAAATACATCTCATTCTTACCCTAATTATTGcttattattattgatagacTAGATCTTTTCAGCCTTGTTTTGTAGACCTCTAAACAGAGATCCTAAGCTCTAAGGCtgcttatttttgttttcgtTTCCGAACTCATTTCTATGTTTAAATTGCCAGATAGATTGGTGGTTACTTGATGAGAATTATTTTGAAGTTGCTTTTCAGGTATCTTGCCCCAGAGTACTCCAATGATGGAAAAGTCACAGAGAAGGTTGACGTATATGCTTTTGGCTTGGTGGTATTGGAGTTGATTACTGGTAGAAGAACCAATGACTTGCAATGCTACAGAAGTCAGCACCTGCTTGCAGGAAGCCTTTCCCCTACAGCTGGAAATGGACCATATCATCTTTCAGCATTCAAAAATCATTTGCTGGACTCCAACTTGACCTCATCCCCGCTTGAAAACTTTCCTTATGAACTACAGGCGATGAGTCATGCTGCCTTCATGTGTCTACAGGAAGATCCTCAGCTGCGACCTCCAATTTCAAAGGTTTtcgtttcttcttttgttatttattaGAGATGTGTGTTTTCTGTATTCTTTATCATTCAGTAGGCCTAATGTACCTCCTTAGAGTTCAAACTGGATATTTCCCCTCATCAATACAGGGAAAGTGTGCTTAGAATGGTGAGAACTTTATTAATTTTTTCTTCTAATCTGTCAGGTACTTAAAATACTAGAAGGAGGTGGTCCTATTTTTGACTTAAATTCATTTGGCAGTAGAAGTGGTTATATGCAGGGACCAAATTTTAATAATCATCCTGTATCAAAGAGGCATTCTCGCAGGCTTTCTTATTAAGAACATCGGCAAGTGACTTCTACTTAGAGTGCTGTGAAGCCTCGATCTTCTTGTAGTCATTTTCCCATCATACACCAGAATTAATAGCTCCAACCTAAGATAGATACAGTTGTCATACAATTCTAGTTACGTTTTGTACAATCTGAACTTCCTTTACTCAATGTATCACATTTCCAGTGTATATAGATGTAAGTTCATTCTTCCATTTTCATGTGACTTCTCTGAACTCTTTTAGAAAATTTATCTGAATTGGAAAATGTTTTGTGAAATGAGACTACCGCAGGAGTCAATATTTCATTTTTTGGCCTTCTGTTTCAATATCCAGCATTGTTTTTTTGTCCAGATTCAAGCAGATGTCTGCTTTTACTTCTGTTTGCAAGGACAACGAGCCTTGTAATTTATCGATGAAGATAACGTTGGCTGCTGAGTTAATATCTACTGATATTCTGCCACAACCGATGTGGGACAACTTAACACCCCGCCCGCCCAAACCTACCCACTGGACTGGAGCATGGACAACATAATATGGGGCCCAACGTCGAGTAAATCGAGAATTGAATGGGTctgactctgataccatgtaaggAAATGAACCTTGGGCTGAAATCAACCCCAACAATCTAGCAGATGTGGTGAGAATTACCTAAGACTAATTCTTGTTATGAGTTTATTATTTAAGTATATCATTTTCCATTTGTATTGCAGTGAAGAACGTTTCATTTAACTGTTGAACCACGTGCTTGAAAGGTTGTATCAGGTGCCCTTTCTTAAATTATCAAAGCGGACCAAGCAGTAATAAAAAGTAAAGTAACTCTAGATGCTGTGTAATGAGGTTGGTCTGGAAATGCTGTTGATTTAACAAGTCTTATTCATTCAGGGAGTTGACTATGAACAGGAAAGTATTTTACTTTCATTCTCAACATTATAGAAGTGGTTGATAGGCTTCTTGAGGTGTCATTGCGAGTGTTATGAGATTAAGAGCCAGTAGGCCCCCTCCCACctaacccccccccccaacctgcagtggaaaaagaaggaaagaagaAACAGAGAAAATAATGAGGTACCAAGCAAGAAAGAGAAAGGAATGAGGGAAAAAACAAATGTGCTGGAGCCCTTctgatttattttttttctttttccttttcatcTTTCTTTTCGAATACCTAATTGGCTAATTCAATCAAGACTTGCAAATTTGTTGTCAACAACCTGAAAACCGAAATGTGGAATGATGGTGGCCTAATCATTGATGAAGATCAAACCATTGCAATGTTTGAATAAAGTATTTAGTCACTCATTATGTGAGTTGGGCCTTTCTATTTATGTTGAGAAAAACGATAATGAAAAAAGGGCTAGGAACTCGCTCAAAAGGAGCCTAATCTAGCAGTTAAGATATTAAAGAGAGAAGACACTTATTTTCTTGACTGTGCATTCAACACACCTCCTCTTCTTTTTATAAGCCGAATAATGAGTAGACTCGAATGTACAACCTATGTCTCTCTAATATTATGTTAAAGTTTGTGACTAGCTTAAGACACTATTAGCTATACAGAAAAAACTGCACTTAGATTTTCTTAATTACGTCTTCAACAGTAATTGAAAGTATTGTGTACCCAGTGGTCGAGGCCCTAGTATTCAACTCTAGTATACATTATTAGATATGGTGGTTATGTTTCTATTACGCGACAATCATCATTGGATTATGCTTAATATAATAAGGACTTCATGATTTGACAACGTGCGGTTACATGCATGGAGATTCTAATCATTCAATTCATTGAAGTAGGTcaagatattggcatgtgaaatATATTAATCACTTACAAATTGTCTAGTTTATAGTTTCTGGATTTGTTCTTCGGAAGAATCTTTTAGTGCCCAATAGTAATGAGAGAACGTGAGCAGAAATTCAATTAtacatcattttttatttttccattAAAATGGTATGTCAAAGCCAGGTTGTTTCATGGAACATGCTTCGCAGTATGAAATATTGGATTAAAAAATGGTCGTAAACTCGTAAAATGATGTCTGATTCGCCAGATTTTATATATTTGTATAGAACCATGAAATGATTAAAAGAGGGAGTAGTGACACACTCATCTTTGCTAATGACAAGATCCACCTACTCCTTTGTCAAAACAAACATTCTAATTCTTTACAAACGAAATTCTTTAGTAAAATTTAAATTAAAGTAAAGAAAAGAATGTAGATGAGCAGATGCATCGGAAGAAA
This region of Nicotiana tomentosiformis chromosome 4, ASM39032v3, whole genome shotgun sequence genomic DNA includes:
- the LOC104100593 gene encoding inactive protein kinase SELMODRAFT_444075-like isoform X1, with product MFPPKPERRTQSMPRGISPHLADKVIVAVKAEKVITKTALAWALTHVVRPGDCITLLAVFADDKTERRRFWGFPRMRGDCRSNERTNSHDRIGQITETCSQMVLQFHDHIDVRVRIKVVSALSAGVVAAEAKKNAVSWVILDKKLKLERKHCMEELRCNIVVMKGSKPKVLRLNLGCPEELQTPFFSANSSPVKDSREIQDERMKHSTPVTSPEDQRTSYIRTPLLNSLTDPDTFLLYERNPLYEGFSKETFSPVHKRNGYDHPVNELHSFGERIITLSTVPKSQNHTHKTILWIQQNHIIADNNSAVENCKIISRSVTSGNKHENSIEYNQNPNTQGSKLNRDTDRDYLNSSIREAVSLGRTSSIPPPLCSFCQCIAPSFGKPPKQFRYEELEEATNGFSDTNFLAEGGFGLVHKGVLRDGVVVAVKQLKFIGSQADADFHREVRVLSCAQHRNVVLLVGYCIQGNRRLLVYEFICNKSLDFHLHGTKETALDWSSRLKIAIGTARGLRYLHEDCRVGCIVHRDLRPKNILLTHDFEPLVADFGLARLYNEWDVSEDEHLIRTSRYLAPEYSNDGKVTEKVDVYAFGLVVLELITGRRTNDLQCYRSQHLLAGSLSPTAGNGPYHLSAFKNHLLDSNLTSSPLENFPYELQAMSHAAFMCLQEDPQLRPPISKVLKILEGGGPIFDLNSFGSRSGYMQGPNFNNHPVSKRHSRRLSY
- the LOC104100593 gene encoding probable serine/threonine-protein kinase PBL21 isoform X2 produces the protein MSGCELRSSQLCLLVWWQLKLKRMQSAGSFWTSNSIKLKLERKHCMEELRCNIVVMKGSKPKVLRLNLGCPEELQTPFFSANSSPVKDSREIQDERMKHSTPVTSPEDQRTSYIRTPLLNSLTDPDTFLLYERNPLYEGFSKETFSPVHKRNGYDHPVNELHSFGERIITLSTVPKSQNHTHKTILWIQQNHIIADNNSAVENCKIISRSVTSGNKHENSIEYNQNPNTQGSKLNRDTDRDYLNSSIREAVSLGRTSSIPPPLCSFCQCIAPSFGKPPKQFRYEELEEATNGFSDTNFLAEGGFGLVHKGVLRDGVVVAVKQLKFIGSQADADFHREVRVLSCAQHRNVVLLVGYCIQGNRRLLVYEFICNKSLDFHLHGTKETALDWSSRLKIAIGTARGLRYLHEDCRVGCIVHRDLRPKNILLTHDFEPLVADFGLARLYNEWDVSEDEHLIRTSRYLAPEYSNDGKVTEKVDVYAFGLVVLELITGRRTNDLQCYRSQHLLAGSLSPTAGNGPYHLSAFKNHLLDSNLTSSPLENFPYELQAMSHAAFMCLQEDPQLRPPISKVLKILEGGGPIFDLNSFGSRSGYMQGPNFNNHPVSKRHSRRLSY
- the LOC104100593 gene encoding probable serine/threonine-protein kinase PBL21 isoform X3, whose protein sequence is MVRIKVVSALSAGVVAAEAKKNAVSWVILDKKLKLERKHCMEELRCNIVVMKGSKPKVLRLNLGCPEELQTPFFSANSSPVKDSREIQDERMKHSTPVTSPEDQRTSYIRTPLLNSLTDPDTFLLYERNPLYEGFSKETFSPVHKRNGYDHPVNELHSFGERIITLSTVPKSQNHTHKTILWIQQNHIIADNNSAVENCKIISRSVTSGNKHENSIEYNQNPNTQGSKLNRDTDRDYLNSSIREAVSLGRTSSIPPPLCSFCQCIAPSFGKPPKQFRYEELEEATNGFSDTNFLAEGGFGLVHKGVLRDGVVVAVKQLKFIGSQADADFHREVRVLSCAQHRNVVLLVGYCIQGNRRLLVYEFICNKSLDFHLHGTKETALDWSSRLKIAIGTARGLRYLHEDCRVGCIVHRDLRPKNILLTHDFEPLVADFGLARLYNEWDVSEDEHLIRTSRYLAPEYSNDGKVTEKVDVYAFGLVVLELITGRRTNDLQCYRSQHLLAGSLSPTAGNGPYHLSAFKNHLLDSNLTSSPLENFPYELQAMSHAAFMCLQEDPQLRPPISKVLKILEGGGPIFDLNSFGSRSGYMQGPNFNNHPVSKRHSRRLSY
- the LOC104100593 gene encoding probable serine/threonine-protein kinase PBL21 isoform X4 codes for the protein MQSAGSFWTSNSIKLKLERKHCMEELRCNIVVMKGSKPKVLRLNLGCPEELQTPFFSANSSPVKDSREIQDERMKHSTPVTSPEDQRTSYIRTPLLNSLTDPDTFLLYERNPLYEGFSKETFSPVHKRNGYDHPVNELHSFGERIITLSTVPKSQNHTHKTILWIQQNHIIADNNSAVENCKIISRSVTSGNKHENSIEYNQNPNTQGSKLNRDTDRDYLNSSIREAVSLGRTSSIPPPLCSFCQCIAPSFGKPPKQFRYEELEEATNGFSDTNFLAEGGFGLVHKGVLRDGVVVAVKQLKFIGSQADADFHREVRVLSCAQHRNVVLLVGYCIQGNRRLLVYEFICNKSLDFHLHGTKETALDWSSRLKIAIGTARGLRYLHEDCRVGCIVHRDLRPKNILLTHDFEPLVADFGLARLYNEWDVSEDEHLIRTSRYLAPEYSNDGKVTEKVDVYAFGLVVLELITGRRTNDLQCYRSQHLLAGSLSPTAGNGPYHLSAFKNHLLDSNLTSSPLENFPYELQAMSHAAFMCLQEDPQLRPPISKVLKILEGGGPIFDLNSFGSRSGYMQGPNFNNHPVSKRHSRRLSY